TTATTAGTTCTAtttaaaattagagttctttTTATTGTTTTAGAGTAATTACTCTTAATCAAGTTATATCTTCATCTAAAACATTAGGATGTTACTGTTTTTTTTAGGGGACATTAGGATGTTACTTTTAATGTGTATTAAGAGTACTTTTTGTTTGTTAAACCAAATATAATCGGAAAGTAACAACAGGAAAAAAATGTTTCTGCCCCATCGAAGCCGCAAAATTCCATGCCCAACATGGATTGTGCAGTCAACGGAACCATTGTTCGAACAAACACCTATGCGCCATTAATACTCCCAATTTATATATATCCAAACGCTCTGGGCCGTATTACTTGATTACCGAACGAGTCATACCACGCTAcatcatcaagttgatggtgtggcttGCCACATAGAGCCATGAGGTTCATATATACACTCCCTATTAGGCAAAAAGAACGTAAAATTTTTACCAACaatacaaataaaatattatatatatatatatatatatatatatatatatatatatatatatatatatatatatatatatatatatatatatacatataatatatatatatatatggagtaCTACGCGTCAATAATAAGCAAATAATTTTTTACTCCccccgtcccggaatacttgcacCGGTTTCATAAAGCCATCCCGGATTACTTGCACCGTGTCTATTAATGGTAAActtttatttatattatatcAACTACCCTATTCACATGTCATTTTGTAGTCTAATGCACCCTCCCCCCTATCCTACCCCCtttaaaaagttgacacatatctcttatctatattaaaaaatactccactattaaccatcatctaattaaatgataagtcaaTAAtacatcaatacctagtattttaaaaacataatcatCTCCATTTCAAGGACACATAAGCAAGGCAACAACATTTTGAAGACACGTGGCCTTCAATCCTCCCTTTCAGCTTCTATAACCTCCAAATTTAATCAATTTAATTCAACGAAGTAATTATTAATTTCTTCAATTCTAAACTTCTCATCTTCTCCCTCCACCTTCCCTTCCAATGTAACTGAATTGAGTTTGTCATTTAACTCATAACATCCCTTACAAATTCAACATCCCTTATAAGTACCTCATTTGCAGATACTCACTTGGATTGCATTTCTCATCCCAAACTATCAAGGCACAATTGAACATTGTCGGCTGCCTCAAGATCTCTGGTGACTTTCTATCTCTTTCACTCTATTTTAAGTTGAAtttcatttatatgtatataCGAGCAGTTGATAGTTGATATTTTTACTGCTGGTTCATAATTATTATTGAAATCAATGTGCAGAATTCAACAATAAGATATTCTATCAAAAGATTGGATTATAAGGTGAAAAGGGACCATATTAAACAAGGGGGTGATGAGAaactgttttaaatttttggaaaatggtttcAGTTGTGAGAGACTATTTTCTAGAATTTTAGACAGCAAAATTATTGCTCCATCTCAAATGAAACCATTCTTTTGCTGGTTTAAATTGGCATTCTCTTTGTAAATATATGCATTCGTAGGTAGATTGccgttattttttattttaagcaTTATAATAGCAGCTTTTGCAATTGTGCTTAATGTAACTTATCATTTGTTTGAAAAATTGTAGTTTCTGCCTCAAAAATTAGTTTCAAGTGAATAAAAGCCCGTGCGAAGAACGGACCCACAAGCTAGTTGTATTAAATTTTTTGCCGATCAAATCggttcaagtattccgggacggaaggagtaataGTTATCCTAGAGTGTGGCAGGTAATTCAATTTTCTCATTTCTTCACGTAATTGCTACCTTATTTCATATGTCAACACTTTATCTCCTTTAACCTAAAGATAACACTTCAGGTCACTCTGAGGCACAATACGACCTACCAGTCTACCACAAGCACAAAATTTGTGGGTTGGGTTGGGTGCTGACCGCATTTTTTTGGACATGTTGCGAGGAAGACAAAAGATAAGGGGAAGACTTTTTTATGCTAATGTTCTTTTTGAATTGTCCTCGCTTAGAGGAGCAGGACCCCTAGAGTTGAGAGAACGTTCTCATATTTAAAATCAGTGATAGAATACCTTGAGCAAGCTATAGCGTGGTACTAACCAACAACGATTTTCGAGCTATCAGGCTACGTAGTCACTTAAGCGAGTAAGCACAAACTTCGCTTTAtagaaaaagcacgacaaggcacgacCCAACCCAATAAATATAATGAATTAGGCATAGACACAAAGGCTTCGCACAACCCAACACAAGGGCATGTAGGCTAGGGTCTTGCCTAGACCACCcttttgaaattttcaactCGACACGAAACAGGTGACCTTGGATGGTCAGGTCCATTCAGGCGTATGACACACGAGCTCGGCACAAAGCACGACCAACAATCATCCTTACTTTAACACCATCACTGATCACCTAGTTTGACTTTTGTTACCCCTTTGATACCCCAAATCCCCAATCCAAGTGTGACCTAACAGtatataaatttaaaaaattggTACACAGCACTACATACATGATACATCTATTGTGCTTGTTTCTGAGTAACAAGTTCTACCCTGATTTGAATATGCAAAGGAGCTATATATAATTACAGGTCATGAACTCCCTTTGGCTCTACAAACACATACATAGACTACAAAGAATGCTTGGACAGGCTGGTGCCTGAGAAattgaaaaaagggaaagcttaCTACTCTACAGTTCATGTAGTACACAAGAGAATTTATGGCATTTGGTATACTGCATGACAATGCAGACGTGTTATACCTAATTCGCAAGGTTAAAGAAACTCTTTGTGCTTCTGATCTTTCACTCAGGGTGTTCAAAATCTAAGAGCACCAAACCAATAGGGCGGCCTCAAATTTCTTTACTCTTAGTCGCTGCTTCTGTAACTTTGGGGCCATCATAGGCAGAGAGAAAGAAGGTATTTTGGTTCTTCTGCAAATATCTGAACACAAAACCCAATTAATATAACAGGGTGTGGAAAGGTAGTAATTTTAGGCTCCGTTTAGTAGGGTGTAAAATTTTTCATgaaaaacgattttcccctttacatcattttacgttgtttggtttggcaagggatgaaaaacaattttccataactccctTAAAGGTGGTAAAACCTTTTCCAATTGAAAGGgaaggaaaccacttttccacctttcttccttacctccctctaccttcttcccctcaatcttcaccatcttctcccattttcttttaaggaaccaaacaaaggaaaactagtttggaaattgtgttttcccttggaaaatgttttccatggaaaatcattttacattgaaaaagttttacaccaaaccaaacggagccttagccAGGATACCATACCTGAGAAAATCAACTAATTTTTGCTGCAAGCGAGTCATTGTCTCGTCTTCAATTTTTACATAGGCTAACAGCTCCGGCAATTTGACTGCAATCAGACAGTCAGACAGAGTCTATTAGAATACGTAAGATCTTATAACCAACACTACATTAAACTGTTTCAAGAAACTTAAACATGGATGGACAACAGCACAAAGGCACTTCTTCGGTCAGGTTTTCCACAATCCATAGGAGAAAATACAAGGGAGTCAGATGTCAGTCACCAGATTCAGAATACCAAACAGACATCCCTTTTGAGAAGAAAAAAAGTCCTAAAAAAGGTTTGTTTCCCAGTTCCTATCACACCACCAACAATTCTATTTTTCAAGAGGAATTTTAAATAATGGAAAGTGATGAATTGGCTTGAGGCAGTGGTGATTGCCAGATTAATGCAGGTCTGAGATTGATAAGATATTAAAAACGGAAAAGGAATGTTTATGACTTGGCACTAAACAGTGCCACCAGAGTCAGTCCTGCGACAGCTCAGCAGGCAACAAATAAATGACAATGAATTTAACACAAATGAAATGAAGGGAAAAAATCACAAGGTTTAGCGTACCAAACAGACGCAGTAGATGTTCTGCCCCATATACAGTTGATGGGGGTACATTATTAGTTACAGCCCCGTGATATTGCTGCCTCTCCTTTTTGTACAAAAGCATCAATGGCAATGCTTTGTCAAAATAACAACGTAATCCATTCAAAATTTCTGTAATTGAATCAGTCATCCtacaaaagaaagaaaagaaaataaatatagTAAACTCAACAACTTCACTGAAGAAGCACTATGGATTTAACTAGACAACTAGTACAGGATAGAAAGACCCAGAAGCCAGCATTACAAATATGTATCATCTCCATTATACGAGTATGTAGCAAGGTCATCATAAAGTCCACAAGCTAGAATGCTTAAATTAGAAAAATGCAGCACGAGATACTTGTGTGTTTGTTCATCAAGACCTACTGGAAACACGGTGGTATTGGCATATTTCAAAGAAGATACGAAGACACTATTGGTTTCAATTTCCAACTCCTTGAAGAGATCGATAATTAAAGACTTAAATAAAGTTTAAACAACAAATATGAGCAACATGCAAAAATTATGCAAAAACAATCTAAGTCTTTATACTATAAACTTCCTTTGTTTCAAGAGCACCTTGATGTGATCATCCGATCCTATGCTACTCGGAAATAGTGACAAAAAACTTTTGGTCCAAGAGTGCTTTGCAAAGTGATAGTCACTCTAGCTAGTATAATTTTATTCATCGTCAAAAAGCACAATATCATTGGAGAAAGTTATTTGCATTTCATTGGGAGTCTTGGATTCAACTCTCATAGTTTTACTTTTTCGGCTGATCTACTTCCTCTCTGTGGAGTTTAGAAGGGCTATGAGTAAATAGCTGCTGCAATTTCGTGTTACATTTCGTCGGTATAGAATGTGTAAATCTTCTCAAGGGCCACTTTACCAGGCGTCTTGACTTAAGACAGGATACCCTACTTAGATCCCTGTGGACTAGGTCATCTTGAGCTTTCATGAGTTACACAATTCCAGCACCAGTTAATAGAAAAGAAATTGAATATGAAAATTAATATACAGAATGAGTTGCACCCAGCAACAGAGACATTGTACAATAACAGGAAAAGTGACTGAGCAAGTTAGACACATGTAACAACTTACATGCCATCCTTTCTTGTTCTATACTCAAGATACTTCTTCAATAAATCATCCACATTTGGAGAGCGAGGCAGTTTAACTAGCTGCAGGGAAGGGTATTGAGATAAAtgaatatataaattaaataaggcAAACATCAGCCAAAATTTGAGAGGAAATgagtacttcctccattctatATAGTTACAACACTTTCCTAAATAGAAATGTCACAATAGTTGCAACACACCTAAAATGTAAACATTTTTTTACCCAAAGTTACAATTTTACACCTAAGATGGAGTAAGTAATGTGAATAAAGTGGTTGTGGCCCTACTCAAGTACCACTTTCTTAAATACCGTGTAAAAGGGTATGTTGCAACAATAAAGAATCGGAGGAAGTACATAATAGAGCAAGAAAACCGATTCAAACAAACATGGTATGGTAGGCCCATGGCCATTCATGATAAAAGGCTCTCATTAATTTTGTTGTTCCTAGGACTGTGATCACATAATATGGTCCCATTCATGATAAAAAACAATCATCAAGATCGAGAGTTAAAACTACCCCAAGCATAACTCTTTCTCCTCTCCCTTGTCATCATAAGCATCTTGGTGCACGGGAAGTGAGGGGATACAAAACCAACAACATTACACCAATGCTTCTAGAGAAGTGCCGGAGCTTCTTGAGGTTAAAAGTTCTTTCCAAATCACCAAGAATGTCAATTGCAACAGATACATCAATTTGCATTAAAACCAGAAAGAGCAATAACCACTAGGTCTCCTCCTGAATCCCGATCATTCACAGAAAATACTTAATACAATAACCTTTCTTCTCAATTTTTAATTAATCCCTCCTCACaggaaaataaaattcatattGTCTCTCCTAACGATCTACTGCATCACTGGTACTCAAATAAGCAATTTTTATATGCTCTATGCCCCTTCTCTACATGGCTCAAGTTGGAGGCATTAAAGTACAAATCATAATTCATATCACAGTACCATTTAGGAAACACAACCATATTTCAGATCGACATCCCAAAATTGTAAGAGTGAATATTACATTATTACTTCAGGGTGGAGTTTTTACTTCTATGTCCCCATACCTTATCCTTTTGTGTAACAAGTTCCCAATCATCTACCAATTGCTTCTTCAACATTGATGGAATCTGGATCTTCACAAGTTTTTCTGCAGAGACACTTTCCTTCTAGAAAATATGAAACAGTATCCATTAACTTCAAAAATATCAGAAACAAGTTTTCTGTAACATATAGAAGGACACTGAGACAGCAGCttccatttcaaaacagatAAACCCACTTATATACATAAAGTGATTCATGGGAGAAAAAAATCAACCTACTATGCAAAATTTTGACATTATAATTAGCATACATATACACCCTGGGGTGATTCAGTAAGGTGAAAATAAAGAGACAGCAAATAAATCGGGGGTGGGGCGGGGCCGTGGGGGGATAATACACATATTCAAAGGCAAAAATACGAGAATATTTTCTAAAACATAGAAAGAAAATATGTAGATGGAGTTTGTAGCAAGGCTAGCAAGGGAATGAATTTTAGAGCAAGAGATATGAAAGTGCCATTTGACTTTTCAATTTCACTACAAGAACAATGTTACTTAGACTTGGGTACTGTGTCGGACAGgggtacgtgtccaagtgtccgGCCCAACTAAATTATGAAAAAATTCTATGATTATAGCCCAAAATGAAGTGTTGAAGTGTCCATACTCATGTTTGAGTGTTGAGGATCCGCATCCGACACAGGTAATGGAGGTAAAAATGAAGCAAGTAACACCGGAAAGAAGTAATCTTACTATGTGACAATGAAAACAAAAGCAAGTTCTCAATCAGACTCGAAGCATGCAAAAAAATGGGAAAATAGGTGGATTAGAGCTTAAACAGCTAAAAATCACTGATTGAATTGTCAAAAAAAAGTGTGCCCAACAAATTCATCCTAGAAAGAAAATTTACGCAACCAATTTAGCAGCAGCAAACAGTATTTTCAGAGTTGTCATGAACAAGAACTGAAGAAGAAGAGGCACCAAAACAGGAGGCTCTGCGCAAATGCTGCAATACTGTACAGATTGAATGATATTTTTACTCGTTTACTTCCATTTTTCCTGAGAAACTTATGTGGAGAGTTGTCATGACAGTAGGACTAGTTTTTACTGGTGAACTATTACCCCCTCATGTCTGAGAAATTCAGTAACCCTATGTGGTATGTATTGAAAACCAaaacaataaatgaaaattGAAAGGTAGAGAAGATAAGGGAAGAAATACTGCTAGGAAGAAAAGTGGAGTCTTTGGATAATCACATGAGAGGAAGAAGATTTGGATTCAAACTTGAGTATGCCCCAAGAAAGAGGAGACAGCACCACTGCATTCTATACTCAAAAGAACGGAAAAATAATATGGAGAATGTGACATACAATTAGAACATTTGGAACAACGCAATTAGGAATTAACATCTTTCATTATAAATTCAAGTAATGTAGGCAGCAAGCTTTGGTAGAAACAAACCTCATCACCCTTTCGCTTTTTCCCTTTTGCCACTGCAGAAAATTGCAAAcacaaatataaatattttgataaaaaaaacttACTTCTTAAGAGGAATAAAAAAGTGCCTCATTCACAATGAAAATATAGTAATCATATTACAAAACCTACAAGCTACAAGTATTTGAAAAGAAGCATATTAAGGATATCCAGAGAGATGGAAAAACGTAAATTCAGTAGAACGatgaaaaaaaagggaaattctCCATAGTACCCCAAGGGTTTTTGGCCTTTTGTCATTCCTTACTCTACTCCGTAGTCTACAAAGAGGTTCTGTTTCATTGGTTCTGGCAACGATCGATGTTCCCAGAAGTCTAGAGAATTAGTAAGAGCATAGTAGCATAGAGGGCAGGTAAAAAAATCATGCCCCTTTAATTTACTACAGCAAGCATTTGTTCTAAGAAGAGGGGTACAAAAAATCAGGATGTCACTCTTCACCTCCATCCACAAACTGGAAAGacaaaagaaagaaaacgaATATACTCTGAACTCAAAAATCATTTTGGATGGACAAGATAATAGTCTTTAGTAATATAACTAATTAAAGtactaaaaaaataatttatgtaAAGCTACTAGCATTACCATTGCTCTTGACGTCTTCTTTATCCACTTTTGCATCTACAACCAGAAATCAAAGAAAACCATTAAAGAAATTAAGCTTGATTGAAAACACAAAATTGCTTCTGTCAAGCACAATACTAAACCAATTATACTCATGTCATGTCAGTTCTCCGCCAAGGATGCAAAAGAACTATCACCATAAGTCCCCAAGACTGTCCTAAGAGGCTTAGCAGAATTCAGTTAACAGGAAGGATACCTATTGGCAAGCTATCAATAAGACCATttgtacaaaaaaaaatcaaccctTTGCAGACTACAAAGTAGAGAATATTTCCTGGTTACACGACATACACCATAACATTTTCTAAGACTAGAGCTCCTATATACTATGCAAATCTTTAAAGTAGGTTAAAAAGTATCAAAATCTCTTGGATTGTAATCACAGGGCTGTGAAAAAAATCCGGAAAACCGAACTGAAAAAGCAGGTAACATAACCAAAATATTAGGTTATGGTCGgccatttttcatttttaaaaaACCCGAACTGAATTTGTGGATAACAGAATCGAAAAGTGGGTAACTGAACCAACcgaatttaaaattttgaattataAACTTTTTTACCCATCTTTATCCTCTCATTTATTTAACTGCATTgaaaattttatcttttaattttCCTCCTCATTAACCCTCTCATTTTATCCCCCCTCCCTGCTTCCCACAGTTCCCAGCACCCAGCACCCAGCCACCCGAAAAGTCAAAATTAGGATTTGAATTTTTGATGCAGCTAATATatttccttaaataaaatatattgcaTTCAACTTTTCAACTTACTCATACTAAAACGTATTGCATTTAGCTAAGGAACATATTTACAGGTTGCATTTTTTCAAGTGGCTTTAAAGTTTTAAACAAAGGTGCAAATTAATATGAACCATTACCCGacaggaaaaagaaaaagaaaaaccaatACCCGAATATGCGGGTACCAAATGTTTCGGATATGGTTTAGGGGTGATATTCTTGCAACCCGAAAGTAACGGTTACGCGAAAAAAGTTCTTAAAGGATAACCGGTTAACTGTACCCGAATTCGCACACCCCATCACAAAGTGGTCATTctcttaatattttaataacatCCAGTGACTAGATCCAATAATAGAGATATCCAAGGGTTCTCGTCAAAAGCAACATAATTGGTCCATAAAATGACAGTGGAATCATGATCATTAACATGGTGAGCAAGTAGTCTAGAAGTCTATAAACTATATGAAGGCTCTGTAATTTGTAAATCAGAAAAGAGACTCCTAAAACAGCTCATATAACTGCAACACTTTAATGTAAGCTCAAAACCCATAAGCATTAAGGATACCTGATGTAGCTGATTACATGAAGTGCAATCAATTAGCTGATACTAGAACAAATTAGTCGTCACTGTCATATAATTCACACATGCTTGTACATGACCTATTCATGAAATActtactaa
This genomic stretch from Spinacia oleracea cultivar Varoflay chromosome 3, BTI_SOV_V1, whole genome shotgun sequence harbors:
- the LOC110791879 gene encoding protein MRG1 isoform X2, translated to MGSSNTGGKDDSGANAGGSDSSNGGVPDPKPGLYTEGEKVLAYHGPRIYEAKGWNKNWDEWVGMDRLMKITDENIQKQQALEKKQGADKQNRTGRSNQTKPKSSTDAKVDKEDVKSNVAKGKKRKGDEKESVSAEKLVKIQIPSMLKKQLVDDWELVTQKDKLVKLPRSPNVDDLLKKYLEYRTRKDGMMTDSITEILNGLRCYFDKALPLMLLYKKERQQYHGAVTNNVPPSTVYGAEHLLRLFVKLPELLAYVKIEDETMTRLQQKLVDFLRYLQKNQNTFFLSAYDGPKVTEAATKSKEI
- the LOC110791879 gene encoding protein MRG1 isoform X1 produces the protein MGSSNTGGKDDSGANAGGSDSSNGGVPDPKPGLYTEGEKVLAYHGPRIYEAKVQKTEFRKKEWRYFVHYLGWNKNWDEWVGMDRLMKITDENIQKQQALEKKQGADKQNRTGRSNQTKPKSSTDAKVDKEDVKSNVAKGKKRKGDEKESVSAEKLVKIQIPSMLKKQLVDDWELVTQKDKLVKLPRSPNVDDLLKKYLEYRTRKDGMMTDSITEILNGLRCYFDKALPLMLLYKKERQQYHGAVTNNVPPSTVYGAEHLLRLFVKLPELLAYVKIEDETMTRLQQKLVDFLRYLQKNQNTFFLSAYDGPKVTEAATKSKEI